The following proteins are co-located in the Solanum pennellii chromosome 1, SPENNV200 genome:
- the LOC107013959 gene encoding fatty acid amide hydrolase-like isoform X3, with protein MGKKLVKLPATEVDMTAAKYTPQRVQAPHLTGFWLKLFVMLIEAPIIGSMILNLVKNKNRITKMLKNTVIPETPMFIPEFPPKESEPGVFCLEEDGKPEERVEFALKCLPDYNPACIWINDPTTPFRYWKIRDYTYAYKFKLTTPSQVAEHFILAIEESNNKNPLAPLLISYDPDEVRRQAAASTQRFKEGSELSILDGIFIAVKDDIDCYPYPSKGGATWFHELRQVKKDAVCVSRLRNCGAVMVGKTNMHELALGTTGNNANFGTTRNPHAPDRYTGGSSSGSAAIVACGLCSAALGTDGGGSVRIPSSLCGVVGLKTTYGRTDMKGLLYHSGTVAIVGPITATVEDAILVYAAILGSSPAERVSLKPALPCLPNLSSYENWCSTGSLRLGKYTETIEIVIPELHEMFIAHVVSIGSEALSQLNPDLEDGKLARLTYDSRISLALFQTYSASDYIAAQCLRRRLMHFYMEIFKKVDIIVTPTTPMTAPIISPTALTVGETNMRISGSLMRFVLAGNLLGFPAISVPVGYDKQGLPIGMQLIGRPWCEASILRLAAAIEETCAGPKKKPVQFYDILQGKLM; from the exons ATGGGGAAAAAGTTAGTGAAATTGCCGGCGACTGAAGTTGACATGACGGCCGCTAAGTATACGCCTCAAAGAGTTCAAG CTCCACATCTGACTGGATTTTGGTTGAAGTTATTTGTCATGTTGATTGAAGCACCAATTATTGGTTCAATGATCTTGAATCTCGTGAAGAACAAGAACCGAATAACCAAG ATGTTGAAGAATACTGTGATACCGGAGACTCCCATGTTTATACCTGAATTTCCTCCAAAAG AGTCAGAACCTGGTGTTTTTTGCTTGGAAGAAGATGGGAAACCTGAAGAACGCGTTGAGTTTGCCTTGAAGTGTCTTCCAGATTACAATCCAGCCTGTATTTGGATTAATGATCCAACCACACCATTCCGCTATTGGAAGATTCGTGATTATACATATGCTTACAAATTTAAGCTTACAACTCCATCTCAG GTAGCAGAGCATTTCATCTTAGCTATAGAAGAGTCTAACAACAAAAATCCACTGGCACCACTACTGATTTCTTATGATCCTGATGAAGTCAGAAGGCAAGCTGCTGCTTCCACACAAAGATTTAAAGAAG GAAGTGAATTATCAATCCTGGATGGTATCTTCATAGCAGTTAAGGATGACATTGATTGCTATCCATATCCATCAAAGG GTGGCGCAACTTGGTTTCACGAGCTTCGTCAAGTTAAGAAAGATGCTGTCTGTGTCTCAAGATTACGAAACTGCGGTGCAGTTATGGTTGGAAAGACAAATATGCATGAATTGGCCCTGGGAACAACTGGAAATAATGCAAATTTTGG GACAACCAGGAATCCACATGCTCCAGATAGGTACACAGGCGGGTCTTCCTCAGGCTCTGCAGCTATTGTAGCTTGTGGATTGTGTTCTGCTGCATTAGGAACAGATGGAGGAG GTTCAGTTCGGATTCCTTCTTCCCTTTGTGGTGTGGTGGGCTTGAAGACAACATATGGAAGGACTGACATGAAAGG GTTGCTCTATCATAGTGGAACAGTGGCAATTGTTGGACCTATCACAGCAACTGTTGAGGATGCCATACTGGT GTACGCTGCAATTTTAGGATCTTCGCCTGCTGAGAGAGTTTCTTTGAAACCG GCCCTCCCTTGTTTACCAAATTTAAGTTCATATGAGAACTGGTGCTCTACGGGATCACTGCGCTTGGGGAAGTATACTGAG ACGATAGAGATTGTAATACCAGAGTTGCATGAGATGTTCATTGCACATGTTGTTTCAATTGGCTCTGAAGCATTATCTCAGCTGAATCCTGACCTTGAGGATGG GAAATTAGCAAGATTAACATATGACAGTCGGATAAGTCTGGCACTTTTTCAAACATATTCAGCGTCAGATTATATTGCTGCCCAGTGTCTTAG GAGAAGGTTAATGCATTTCTACatggagattttcaagaaggtGGATATCATTGTGACACCTACTACTCC CATGACGGCGCCCATAATATCACCAACTGCTCTTACAGTTGGAGAGACCAACATGCGGATTTCAG GAAGTCTTATGCGGTTCGTATTAGCAGGAAATCTTCTGGGCTTTCCTGCAATTTCTGTCCCT GTTGGCTATGACAAGCAAGGACTTCCAATTGGCATGCAGCTCATTGGGCGTCCATGGTGTGAGGCATCCATTTTGCGCTTGGCAGCTGCCATAGAG GAAACTTGTGCTGGGCCTAAGAAGAAGCCAGTGCAGTTTTATGATATTTTGCAAGGGAAACTGATGTGA
- the LOC107008198 gene encoding uncharacterized protein LOC107008198: MENYSYTSYPESGDSSPRSREIDFENTAAWEDPNQIPNYKVKFMCSYGGKIHPRPHDNQLAYIGGETKILSVERNTKFPLLISKLAAICDTDTVSFKYQLPGEDLDALISVTNDDDLEHMMHEYDRLYRASPKPARLRLFLFPANTPATVGSGVSQSRSFGSEDSKSEKDRFVDALNSGPIQASPAAGAVAQQVGNADFLFGSEKGMVPPHGKLRDPNSEQVVKEPEMPVHGVDDRMMGTDPIQKHIQDLQRLHLEEQQNLYRRKSDDNLAAAFPGGDYYVQRGPEKIASPTVPGTVPAPVGYWQEKQVPGGVLPASSLGMEQPVYMIHQAPAGAYQPHQHQHQHPQFVRPMAGPPGQGYYAVQRMPQEPYRDQPVYNVMPSLPQAVPTVAAAPPTLQSQGPPKMAGYSEGYGMVRPATTMGVGVADAGGYTQMAYDGGVGRQMYYPPQGGVIAPPQQQPQYHAMPPQAVVGSDMRPQEAAKVVPVKPTQTSV; the protein is encoded by the coding sequence ATGGAGAACTACTCTTACACCTCTTACCCGGAATCCGGCGATTCATCTCCCCGTTCCCgtgaaattgattttgaaaacaCTGCCGCATGGGAAGATCCGAATCAAATCCCTAACTATAAGGTCAAATTCATGTGTAGTTATGGTGGTAAGATTCACCCTAGACCTCATGATAACCAGCTTGCTTACATCGGCGGTGAAACTAAAATACTATCTGTTGAGCGGAATACTAAGTTTCCTCTTCTCATTTCTAAGCTTGCTGCTATTTGTGATACGGATACTGTTTCCTTTAAGTATCAGCTGCCAGGTGAGGACCTTGATGCTTTAATTTCTGTTACTAATGATGATGATTTAGAACATATGATGCATGAGTATGATCGTCTTTATAGAGCTTCACCTAAACCAGCTAGGCTTAGGTTGTTTTTGTTTCCGGCCAATACGCCGGCGACTGTTGGGAGTGGGGTGTCGCAGAGCCGGAGTTTTGGTTCGGAGGATTCCAAATCGGAGAAGGATAGGTTTGTCGATGCGTTGAATTCTGGTCCGATTCAGGCGTCTCCGGCTGCGGGGGCTGTTGCACAGCAGGTTGGAAACGCGGATTTTCTGTTTGGTTCAGAGAAAGGGATGGTACCGCCACATGGGAAATTGAGAGATCCGAACTCTGAGCAAGTTGTTAAGGAACCAGAGATGCCGGTTCATGGAGTGGATGATAGGATGATGGGGACTGATCCGATCCAGAAGCACATTCAGGATCTGCAGAGATTGCATCTAGAAGAGCAACAAAATTTGTATCGTCGGAAAAGCGACGATAATCTGGCAGCGGCTTTCCCCGGAGGTGACTATTATGTTCAGCGGGGACCAGAGAAAATAGCTTCTCCAACCGTGCCGGGTACAGTACCTGCACCGGTAGGCTATTGGCAGGAAAAACAAGTCCCTGGAGGAGTACTGCCGGCGAGCAGTCTCGGTATGGAACAACCAGTTTACATGATTCATCAAGCACCGGCCGGAGCATATCAACCACACCagcaccaacaccaacacccaCAATTTGTCAGGCCAATGGCCGGACCACCGGGTCAAGGGTACTACGCCGTACAGAGGATGCCACAGGAGCCTTACAGGGATCAACCAGTTTACAATGTCATGCCTAGTTTACCACAAGCAGTACCGACAGTTGCAGCGGCACCACCAACTTTACAATCTCAGGGACCTCCAAAGATGGCTGGTTATTCGGAAGGATATGGCATGGTAAGACCCGCAACTACCATGGGAGTTGGTGTAGCAGATGCAGGTGGATACACACAGATGGCGTACGATGGTGGAGTAGGAAGGCAGATGTACTATCCTCCCCAAGGTGGTGTCATAGCGCCACCACAACAACAACCGCAGTACCACGCAATGCCGCCGCAAGCTGTTGTTGGCTCCGATATGAGACCTCAAGAAGCTGCTAAAGTCGTACCTGTGAAACCTACACAAACATCAGTGTGA
- the LOC107012974 gene encoding fatty acid amide hydrolase-like produces MGKKQVMLPANEVDLTAVEYVPEKIEAPHLTGFWFKLFVKVMEAPVIGSFIASHLKEKNGITEILKNTVIPEVPMFIPQFPLQEQEPGVVCLGEDGKHKEQVDLALKYLPHYDPASRWSSDSGESSQFRCWIIRDYEYAYRNKLTTPSMVAEHFISAMEVFNSKQPSAPLLISFDPEEVRRQAAASTQRFEKGKQLSILEGIFIAVKDDIDCYPHPSKGGSKWFHEVRQVKADGVPVSRLRNNGAILVGKTNMHEFGMGITGNNPNYGTPRNPHNPKRYTGGSSSGSAAIVASGLCSAALGTDAGGSVRIPASLCGVVGLKTTFGRTDLTGSLWEAGTVTIIGPITATVEDAILVYAAISGSSPTDRIRLNPSLPNFPDLSSSESSNILGSLTLGKYTKWFKDVSSTDISDKCEDVLNQLFRRYGCKTTEIVIPELRELRTAHTVTFGSESLCFLNPDCEAGKGVRLTNDTRTNLALFRSFAASDYICAQCLRRRIMYYHMEIFKKVDVIVTPTTGMTAPEIPESALAVGETNLQVVARLMQFAMTANVLGLPAISVPIGHDKQGLPIGLQLIGRPWCEASILRLAVAVEEMSAEYRKKPVEFYDILKGNGFHDSTEE; encoded by the exons atggggaaaaaacaAGTAATGTTGCCGGCGAATGAAGTAGACCTTACTGCAGTCGAATATGTGCCCGAAAAAATTGAAG CTCCACATTTGACGGGGTTTTGGTTCAAGTTGTTTGTTAAAGTAATGGAGGCACCTGTAATTGGTTCTTTTATTGCTAGTCATCTGAaggagaagaatgggattactGAG ATTCTGAAGAATACTGTGATACCAGAGGTTCCCATGTTCATTCCCCAGTTCCCTCTTCAAG AGCAAGAGCCTGGTGTTGTTTGCTTAGGAGAAGATGGAAAACATAAAGAACAGGTTGATTTAGCATTGAAGTATCTTCCACATTATGATCCTGCTAGTAGATGGAGTTCTGATTCAGGAGAATCATCCCAATTCCGCTGCTGGATAATTCGTGATTATGAATATGCATACAGAAATAAGCTAACGACCCCATCCATG GTTGCAGAGCACTTTATCTCAGCAATGGAGGTATTTAATAGTAAGCAGCCATCAGCACCATTATTAATCTCATTTGACCCTGAGGAAGTGAGAAGGCAAGCGGCAGCTTCCACTCAAAGATTTGAGAAag GAAAACAACTGTCAATCTTGGAAGGGATTTTCATTGCAGTCAAGGATGACATTGATTGCTATCCTCATCCTTCAAAAG GTGGTTCTAAATGGTTTCATGAGGTTCGCCAGGTGAAGGCAGATGGGGTTCCTGTGTCAAGATTACGAAACAATGGTGCAATTTTAGTAGGAAAGACAAATATGCATGAGTTTGGTATGGGCATAACAGGAAATAATCCAAATTATGG TACACCTAGAAATCCGCATAATCCAAAAAGGTACACAGGTGGTTCTTCCTCAGGTTCAGCTGCAATTGTCGCTTCTGGATTGTGCTCAGCAGCATTGGGAACAGATGCTGGAG GTTCAGTACGAATTCCTGCTTCTCTTTGCGGGGTTGTGGGCTTAAAAACAACATTTGGACGGACTGACCTGACAGG GTCTTTGTGGGAAGCAGGAACTGTCACAATTATTGGACCCATCACAGCTACTGTTGAGGATGCCATACTTGT GTATGCAGCAATCTCGGGATCCTCTCCAACTGATCGAATTCGGCTGAATCCT TCCCTCCCTAATTTTCCCGATTTATCTTCCAGTGAGAGTTCAAATATCTTGGGATCACTTACCTTGGGAAAGTATACAAAG TGGTTTAAGGATGTTAGCTCGACCGACATATCTGATAAGTGTGAAGATGTCCTAAACCAACTATTTCGTCGATATGGGTGCAAA ACAACAGAGATTGTCATACCGGAGCTTCGTGAGCTGCGCACAGCTCATACTGTTACTTTTGGATCTGAATCACTGTGCTTTTTGAATCCTGATTGCGAGGCTGG GAAAGGAGTTAGATTGACTAATGACACTCGCACAAATCTGGCACTTTTCAGATCATTTGCAGCATCTGACTATATATGTGCCCAGTGTCTTAG GCGAAGGATAATGTACTACCATATGGAGATTTTCAAGAAAGTAGATGTCATTGTAACACCTACCACTGG AATGACAGCCCCAGAAATTCCAGAAAGTGCTCTTGCAGTTGGAGAGACGAATTTGCAAGTTGTAG CAAGACTAATGCAATTTGCTATGACAGCAAATGTTCTTGGACTTCCGGCAATTTCTGTCCCT ATTGGTCATGATAAGCAAGGACTTCCAATAGGCTTGCAACTTATTGGTCGTCCGTGGTGTGAAGCTTCAATCTTGCGTTTAGCTGTTGCAGTTGAG GAAATGTCTGCAGAGTATAGGAAGAAGCCAGTGGAGTTCTATGACATCTTGAAAGGGAACGGTTTCCACGACTCCACTGAGGAATAA
- the LOC107013959 gene encoding fatty acid amide hydrolase-like isoform X2, which yields MGKKLVKLPATEVDMTAAKYTPQRVQAPHLTGFWLKLFVMLIEAPIIGSMILNLVKNKNRITKMLKNTVIPETPMFIPEFPPKESEPGVFCLEEDGKPEERVEFALKCLPDYNPACIWINDPTTPFRYWKIRDYTYAYKFKLTTPSQVAEHFILAIEESNNKNPLAPLLISYDPDEVRRQAAASTQRFKEGSELSILDGIFIAVKDDIDCYPYPSKGGATWFHELRQVKKDAVCVSRLRNCGAVMVGKTNMHELALGTTGNNANFGTTRNPHAPDRYTGGSSSGSAAIVACGLCSAALGTDGGVRIPSSLCGVVGLKTTYGRTDMKGLLYHSGTVAIVGPITATVEDAILVYAAILGSSPAERVSLKPALPCLPNLSSYENWCSTGSLRLGKYTEWFNDVFSTEISDKCEDILNQLSEKHECKTIEIVIPELHEMFIAHVVSIGSEALSQLNPDLEDGKLARLTYDSRISLALFQTYSASDYIAAQCLRRRLMHFYMEIFKKVDIIVTPTTPMTAPIISPTALTVGETNMRISGSLMRFVLAGNLLGFPAISVPVGYDKQGLPIGMQLIGRPWCEASILRLAAAIEETCAGPKKKPVQFYDILQGKLM from the exons ATGGGGAAAAAGTTAGTGAAATTGCCGGCGACTGAAGTTGACATGACGGCCGCTAAGTATACGCCTCAAAGAGTTCAAG CTCCACATCTGACTGGATTTTGGTTGAAGTTATTTGTCATGTTGATTGAAGCACCAATTATTGGTTCAATGATCTTGAATCTCGTGAAGAACAAGAACCGAATAACCAAG ATGTTGAAGAATACTGTGATACCGGAGACTCCCATGTTTATACCTGAATTTCCTCCAAAAG AGTCAGAACCTGGTGTTTTTTGCTTGGAAGAAGATGGGAAACCTGAAGAACGCGTTGAGTTTGCCTTGAAGTGTCTTCCAGATTACAATCCAGCCTGTATTTGGATTAATGATCCAACCACACCATTCCGCTATTGGAAGATTCGTGATTATACATATGCTTACAAATTTAAGCTTACAACTCCATCTCAG GTAGCAGAGCATTTCATCTTAGCTATAGAAGAGTCTAACAACAAAAATCCACTGGCACCACTACTGATTTCTTATGATCCTGATGAAGTCAGAAGGCAAGCTGCTGCTTCCACACAAAGATTTAAAGAAG GAAGTGAATTATCAATCCTGGATGGTATCTTCATAGCAGTTAAGGATGACATTGATTGCTATCCATATCCATCAAAGG GTGGCGCAACTTGGTTTCACGAGCTTCGTCAAGTTAAGAAAGATGCTGTCTGTGTCTCAAGATTACGAAACTGCGGTGCAGTTATGGTTGGAAAGACAAATATGCATGAATTGGCCCTGGGAACAACTGGAAATAATGCAAATTTTGG GACAACCAGGAATCCACATGCTCCAGATAGGTACACAGGCGGGTCTTCCTCAGGCTCTGCAGCTATTGTAGCTTGTGGATTGTGTTCTGCTGCATTAGGAACAGATGGAGGAG TTCGGATTCCTTCTTCCCTTTGTGGTGTGGTGGGCTTGAAGACAACATATGGAAGGACTGACATGAAAGG GTTGCTCTATCATAGTGGAACAGTGGCAATTGTTGGACCTATCACAGCAACTGTTGAGGATGCCATACTGGT GTACGCTGCAATTTTAGGATCTTCGCCTGCTGAGAGAGTTTCTTTGAAACCG GCCCTCCCTTGTTTACCAAATTTAAGTTCATATGAGAACTGGTGCTCTACGGGATCACTGCGCTTGGGGAAGTATACTGAG TGGTTCAATGATGTTTTCTCAACTGAAATATCTGATAAGTGTGAGGATATTCTAAACCAGCTATCAGAAAAACATGAGTGCAAA ACGATAGAGATTGTAATACCAGAGTTGCATGAGATGTTCATTGCACATGTTGTTTCAATTGGCTCTGAAGCATTATCTCAGCTGAATCCTGACCTTGAGGATGG GAAATTAGCAAGATTAACATATGACAGTCGGATAAGTCTGGCACTTTTTCAAACATATTCAGCGTCAGATTATATTGCTGCCCAGTGTCTTAG GAGAAGGTTAATGCATTTCTACatggagattttcaagaaggtGGATATCATTGTGACACCTACTACTCC CATGACGGCGCCCATAATATCACCAACTGCTCTTACAGTTGGAGAGACCAACATGCGGATTTCAG GAAGTCTTATGCGGTTCGTATTAGCAGGAAATCTTCTGGGCTTTCCTGCAATTTCTGTCCCT GTTGGCTATGACAAGCAAGGACTTCCAATTGGCATGCAGCTCATTGGGCGTCCATGGTGTGAGGCATCCATTTTGCGCTTGGCAGCTGCCATAGAG GAAACTTGTGCTGGGCCTAAGAAGAAGCCAGTGCAGTTTTATGATATTTTGCAAGGGAAACTGATGTGA
- the LOC107013959 gene encoding fatty acid amide hydrolase-like isoform X1, giving the protein MGKKLVKLPATEVDMTAAKYTPQRVQAPHLTGFWLKLFVMLIEAPIIGSMILNLVKNKNRITKMLKNTVIPETPMFIPEFPPKESEPGVFCLEEDGKPEERVEFALKCLPDYNPACIWINDPTTPFRYWKIRDYTYAYKFKLTTPSQVAEHFILAIEESNNKNPLAPLLISYDPDEVRRQAAASTQRFKEGSELSILDGIFIAVKDDIDCYPYPSKGGATWFHELRQVKKDAVCVSRLRNCGAVMVGKTNMHELALGTTGNNANFGTTRNPHAPDRYTGGSSSGSAAIVACGLCSAALGTDGGGSVRIPSSLCGVVGLKTTYGRTDMKGLLYHSGTVAIVGPITATVEDAILVYAAILGSSPAERVSLKPALPCLPNLSSYENWCSTGSLRLGKYTEWFNDVFSTEISDKCEDILNQLSEKHECKTIEIVIPELHEMFIAHVVSIGSEALSQLNPDLEDGKLARLTYDSRISLALFQTYSASDYIAAQCLRRRLMHFYMEIFKKVDIIVTPTTPMTAPIISPTALTVGETNMRISGSLMRFVLAGNLLGFPAISVPVGYDKQGLPIGMQLIGRPWCEASILRLAAAIEETCAGPKKKPVQFYDILQGKLM; this is encoded by the exons ATGGGGAAAAAGTTAGTGAAATTGCCGGCGACTGAAGTTGACATGACGGCCGCTAAGTATACGCCTCAAAGAGTTCAAG CTCCACATCTGACTGGATTTTGGTTGAAGTTATTTGTCATGTTGATTGAAGCACCAATTATTGGTTCAATGATCTTGAATCTCGTGAAGAACAAGAACCGAATAACCAAG ATGTTGAAGAATACTGTGATACCGGAGACTCCCATGTTTATACCTGAATTTCCTCCAAAAG AGTCAGAACCTGGTGTTTTTTGCTTGGAAGAAGATGGGAAACCTGAAGAACGCGTTGAGTTTGCCTTGAAGTGTCTTCCAGATTACAATCCAGCCTGTATTTGGATTAATGATCCAACCACACCATTCCGCTATTGGAAGATTCGTGATTATACATATGCTTACAAATTTAAGCTTACAACTCCATCTCAG GTAGCAGAGCATTTCATCTTAGCTATAGAAGAGTCTAACAACAAAAATCCACTGGCACCACTACTGATTTCTTATGATCCTGATGAAGTCAGAAGGCAAGCTGCTGCTTCCACACAAAGATTTAAAGAAG GAAGTGAATTATCAATCCTGGATGGTATCTTCATAGCAGTTAAGGATGACATTGATTGCTATCCATATCCATCAAAGG GTGGCGCAACTTGGTTTCACGAGCTTCGTCAAGTTAAGAAAGATGCTGTCTGTGTCTCAAGATTACGAAACTGCGGTGCAGTTATGGTTGGAAAGACAAATATGCATGAATTGGCCCTGGGAACAACTGGAAATAATGCAAATTTTGG GACAACCAGGAATCCACATGCTCCAGATAGGTACACAGGCGGGTCTTCCTCAGGCTCTGCAGCTATTGTAGCTTGTGGATTGTGTTCTGCTGCATTAGGAACAGATGGAGGAG GTTCAGTTCGGATTCCTTCTTCCCTTTGTGGTGTGGTGGGCTTGAAGACAACATATGGAAGGACTGACATGAAAGG GTTGCTCTATCATAGTGGAACAGTGGCAATTGTTGGACCTATCACAGCAACTGTTGAGGATGCCATACTGGT GTACGCTGCAATTTTAGGATCTTCGCCTGCTGAGAGAGTTTCTTTGAAACCG GCCCTCCCTTGTTTACCAAATTTAAGTTCATATGAGAACTGGTGCTCTACGGGATCACTGCGCTTGGGGAAGTATACTGAG TGGTTCAATGATGTTTTCTCAACTGAAATATCTGATAAGTGTGAGGATATTCTAAACCAGCTATCAGAAAAACATGAGTGCAAA ACGATAGAGATTGTAATACCAGAGTTGCATGAGATGTTCATTGCACATGTTGTTTCAATTGGCTCTGAAGCATTATCTCAGCTGAATCCTGACCTTGAGGATGG GAAATTAGCAAGATTAACATATGACAGTCGGATAAGTCTGGCACTTTTTCAAACATATTCAGCGTCAGATTATATTGCTGCCCAGTGTCTTAG GAGAAGGTTAATGCATTTCTACatggagattttcaagaaggtGGATATCATTGTGACACCTACTACTCC CATGACGGCGCCCATAATATCACCAACTGCTCTTACAGTTGGAGAGACCAACATGCGGATTTCAG GAAGTCTTATGCGGTTCGTATTAGCAGGAAATCTTCTGGGCTTTCCTGCAATTTCTGTCCCT GTTGGCTATGACAAGCAAGGACTTCCAATTGGCATGCAGCTCATTGGGCGTCCATGGTGTGAGGCATCCATTTTGCGCTTGGCAGCTGCCATAGAG GAAACTTGTGCTGGGCCTAAGAAGAAGCCAGTGCAGTTTTATGATATTTTGCAAGGGAAACTGATGTGA